In Haloarchaeobius litoreus, the following are encoded in one genomic region:
- a CDS encoding PadR family transcriptional regulator, protein MHDLTGFQRDLLYVIAGKDEPHGLAIKEELENYYEKEIHHGRLYPNLDTLVDKGLVEKGQRDRRTNFYTLTRRGRREISARDEWESQYVE, encoded by the coding sequence ATGCACGACCTGACAGGATTCCAGCGCGATTTACTGTATGTAATCGCCGGGAAAGACGAACCACACGGACTCGCGATCAAGGAAGAGCTAGAGAACTACTACGAGAAGGAGATTCACCACGGTCGGCTCTACCCGAACCTCGACACACTCGTCGACAAAGGGCTCGTCGAGAAGGGTCAACGGGACCGGCGGACCAACTTCTACACGCTGACGCGTCGCGGGCGCAGGGAGATCAGCGCTCGCGACGAGTGGGAGTCGCAGTACGTCGAGTGA
- a CDS encoding AI-2E family transporter codes for MLGLDVRRSEAAWWLLAFTLGAILFWVFYSFVGTFVFGVFIYYATRPIYRRMRRRGVRPPSLAATVAIFTLALPFLLLLAYAVAIGLQELNVFLENLQERQANGGADGGTGDGTGDASAGGVDQISDILDPYFDIASAVNNPEQLLSDPEGLDLVTNLASDAQGYIGFVTTGLLHVFVMIAIAFYLLRDGHKLSRWFRTTFGDDRGVLAAYLRVVDRDFKNIFFGNILNAFLTGTIGAISYSLLNVYAPQGGAIPYAALVGLLAGAASLIPVVGMKLVYFPVAAFLFFRAATEEPTGVFWFPVLFVSVSFVIVDVIPDLVLRPYVSGRNLHVGSVMFAYIFGPLLFGWYGIFLGPMLLVLSVHFARLVLPELLNAERVQPYAVDPSHFETATDQPAETGTEDVPGGSPAGESDE; via the coding sequence ATGTTAGGCCTCGACGTCCGACGCTCGGAGGCCGCGTGGTGGCTGCTGGCGTTCACCCTCGGGGCCATCCTGTTCTGGGTGTTCTACTCGTTCGTCGGGACGTTCGTCTTCGGGGTGTTCATCTACTACGCAACCCGCCCGATCTACCGCCGGATGCGGCGACGCGGCGTCCGTCCGCCGAGCCTGGCGGCCACCGTCGCCATCTTCACCCTCGCACTGCCGTTCCTGCTCCTGCTCGCCTACGCCGTCGCCATCGGGCTCCAGGAGCTGAACGTGTTCCTGGAGAACCTCCAGGAGCGACAGGCGAACGGCGGCGCGGACGGGGGGACGGGCGACGGCACCGGCGACGCGAGCGCCGGCGGTGTCGACCAGATCTCCGACATCCTCGACCCGTACTTCGACATCGCCTCGGCGGTCAACAACCCCGAACAGCTCCTCTCGGACCCGGAGGGGCTCGACCTCGTCACGAACCTCGCGAGCGATGCCCAGGGCTACATCGGCTTCGTCACCACCGGGCTGCTCCACGTGTTCGTGATGATCGCCATCGCGTTCTACCTGCTCCGGGACGGTCACAAGCTCTCGCGGTGGTTCCGGACCACCTTCGGTGACGACCGGGGCGTGCTCGCGGCGTACCTCCGCGTCGTCGACCGCGACTTCAAAAACATCTTCTTCGGCAACATCCTCAACGCCTTTCTCACCGGCACCATCGGCGCGATCTCCTACAGCCTCCTGAACGTGTACGCACCCCAGGGTGGGGCCATCCCGTACGCCGCACTCGTCGGGCTGCTCGCCGGGGCTGCCAGCCTCATCCCCGTCGTCGGGATGAAGCTCGTCTACTTCCCCGTCGCCGCCTTCCTGTTCTTCCGTGCGGCGACCGAGGAGCCGACCGGCGTGTTCTGGTTCCCGGTGCTGTTCGTCTCCGTCTCGTTCGTCATCGTCGACGTCATCCCCGACCTCGTGTTGCGTCCCTACGTCTCCGGCCGGAACCTCCACGTCGGGTCGGTGATGTTCGCGTACATCTTCGGGCCGCTGCTGTTCGGCTGGTACGGCATCTTCCTCGGACCGATGCTGCTGGTGCTCTCGGTCCACTTCGCTCGGCTGGTGCTGCCGGAGCTGCTCAACGCGGAACGCGTCCAGCCCTACGCGGTCGACCCGTCGCACTTCGAGACGGCGACGGACCAGCCCGCGGAGACTGGAACAGAAGATGTGCCCGGTGGCTCCCCTGCGGGTGAGAGCGACGAGTGA
- the tbsP gene encoding transcriptional regulator TbsP produces MSSNLLDRQIDDILHTVLEDTTGDVFVVNPSADAIEEFVRVATRFEGELPTVHMLADERTLKDVMDDFIVASNAADLVERGALELRTVEETPENSLLVTEDSVVALVTAGNRVGGLTTEDEEFVTTAYDAYMASWEDAEPFKLRTPPISRVRESLKTDISPEAEEDFTNILNSLETARGDGEGLDEVTISLLVAAKNEALLYDISKWGEDVGIASKATFSRTKTKLEDMGLIDTEKVPIDVGRPRLRLKIGDDRLRNADNGQLATVAQSILN; encoded by the coding sequence ATGAGTTCGAATTTACTCGACAGACAGATTGACGATATCCTCCACACCGTGCTGGAGGATACCACGGGCGACGTGTTCGTGGTGAACCCGTCGGCCGACGCGATCGAGGAGTTCGTCCGCGTCGCCACTCGCTTCGAAGGCGAGCTTCCGACGGTCCACATGCTCGCGGACGAGCGAACCTTGAAGGACGTCATGGACGACTTCATAGTGGCGTCGAACGCGGCCGACCTCGTCGAGCGGGGCGCGCTCGAGCTCCGCACGGTCGAGGAGACCCCGGAGAACTCGCTGCTGGTCACCGAGGACAGCGTCGTCGCACTCGTCACGGCGGGCAACCGTGTCGGTGGGCTGACGACCGAGGACGAGGAGTTCGTCACCACAGCGTACGACGCCTACATGGCGTCCTGGGAGGACGCGGAGCCGTTCAAGCTCCGCACGCCGCCGATCTCGCGTGTCCGCGAGTCGCTGAAGACCGACATCAGCCCGGAGGCGGAGGAGGACTTCACGAACATCCTCAACTCGCTCGAGACCGCTCGCGGCGACGGTGAGGGGCTCGACGAGGTCACCATCTCGCTGCTCGTCGCCGCGAAGAACGAGGCGCTGCTGTACGACATCAGCAAGTGGGGCGAGGACGTGGGAATCGCCAGCAAGGCAACATTCTCCCGCACGAAGACGAAGCTCGAGGACATGGGCCTCATCGACACCGAGAAGGTCCCCATCGACGTCGGCCGGCCGCGCCTGCGCCTGAAGATCGGTGACGACCGCCTGCGCAACGCCGACAACGGGCAGCTCGCGACGGTCGCACAGTCCATCCTCAACTGA
- a CDS encoding amphi-Trp domain-containing protein produces MPEEVLFKTEAMRTRADVAEYLRTVADKLDGGGSLTLTAGSDSVTMDPPERVEFEVKAERETSKGASEGELSIEFELEWDEGQSGGTGDTSDLAIE; encoded by the coding sequence ATGCCAGAAGAAGTCCTGTTCAAGACGGAGGCGATGCGGACCCGTGCAGACGTCGCCGAGTACCTGCGGACCGTCGCGGACAAGCTCGACGGCGGCGGCTCCCTGACGCTCACCGCCGGCAGCGACTCGGTCACGATGGACCCGCCGGAGCGCGTCGAGTTCGAGGTCAAGGCCGAACGGGAGACGAGCAAGGGCGCAAGCGAGGGCGAACTCAGCATCGAGTTCGAGCTCGAGTGGGACGAAGGTCAGTCCGGTGGTACCGGCGACACCAGCGACCTCGCAATCGAGTAA